Proteins encoded together in one Orrella marina window:
- a CDS encoding polyprenyl synthetase family protein gives MVMDTQHERANLVGESGAGNGGGSTHALEDTHHCTPYRVPEAQAAWLEESVLRVERALERLLPEPTGPLIQLNEAIRWASLGSGKRIRALLVYASAHACCATSDPATDEAIDRCAAAVELVHAYSLIHDDLPCMDDDDVRRGKPATHIQFGEATALLAGDAMQPMAYEWLAGMPIAPGLVVQAVQTMAVASGVAGMAGGQAIDLASSGITLTEKELEQMHSLKTGALLEASVMLGAVVTGSSSVNRQSLRRYASAVGLAFQVIDDVLDATADSATLGKTAGKDSADQKATYVSLLGVERARAYAFELNERAQHALQSLGSSARYLKAIANLVVQRSY, from the coding sequence ATGGTGATGGATACGCAGCATGAGCGAGCAAACTTGGTGGGGGAGTCAGGGGCAGGCAACGGTGGCGGATCGACCCATGCGCTCGAGGATACTCACCACTGCACACCGTATCGTGTTCCTGAGGCCCAGGCCGCCTGGCTTGAAGAGAGTGTCCTGCGGGTCGAACGTGCGCTTGAGCGACTTTTGCCCGAACCGACGGGGCCGCTCATTCAACTAAATGAAGCCATTCGATGGGCTAGTCTGGGATCGGGCAAGCGTATCCGCGCCTTGCTGGTCTATGCGTCTGCGCACGCCTGTTGTGCCACATCTGATCCGGCTACGGACGAGGCGATCGATCGCTGTGCTGCGGCAGTTGAACTGGTTCACGCTTACTCTTTGATTCATGATGATCTGCCCTGCATGGATGACGATGATGTGCGCCGGGGAAAGCCTGCCACGCATATCCAGTTCGGTGAGGCGACGGCACTGCTGGCTGGAGATGCCATGCAGCCGATGGCGTACGAATGGCTCGCGGGTATGCCGATCGCACCCGGTCTGGTGGTGCAGGCAGTGCAGACCATGGCGGTTGCCTCTGGAGTGGCAGGCATGGCGGGTGGTCAGGCAATTGATCTTGCAAGCTCAGGGATCACGCTGACAGAAAAGGAGCTCGAGCAAATGCACTCGCTCAAGACCGGTGCGTTGCTGGAGGCGAGCGTCATGCTGGGTGCTGTTGTGACCGGGTCGAGTTCCGTCAACAGGCAGTCGCTGCGTCGCTATGCGTCGGCAGTGGGTCTGGCGTTTCAGGTGATTGATGATGTGCTGGATGCGACTGCCGACTCTGCCACGCTTGGCAAGACCGCAGGCAAGGACAGCGCGGATCAGAAAGCGACTTATGTCAGTTTGCTCGGGGTTGAGCGTGCACGGGCGTATGCTTTTGAGCTCAATGAGCGTGCTCAGCATGCGCTGCAGTCCCTCGGTTCGTCGGCACGGTATCTGAAAGCGATTGCCAATCTTGTGGTGCAGCGCAGTTATTAG
- a CDS encoding exodeoxyribonuclease VII small subunit, whose protein sequence is MSQENKTGTESGQNALPDDFESALRELEQCVATMERGDLTLEASLAAYQRGVALTQICQRKLSVAQQKVQVLESDLLKPLSLDQEDR, encoded by the coding sequence TTGAGCCAAGAAAACAAGACAGGAACCGAGTCTGGACAGAATGCGCTGCCAGACGACTTTGAATCCGCCTTGCGGGAGCTCGAGCAGTGTGTGGCGACCATGGAGCGAGGTGATCTGACGCTGGAGGCGTCTCTGGCCGCATACCAGCGGGGTGTGGCGCTGACGCAGATTTGTCAGCGCAAGTTGTCGGTTGCCCAGCAAAAGGTGCAAGTACTGGAATCCGACCTGCTCAAACCCCTTAGCCTGGACCAGGAGGATAGGTGA